The following nucleotide sequence is from Gemmatimonadota bacterium.
ACAACGAGCTGTATGCCGCGGTCCGCGAGGTGCGGATCCTGGCCGCGGATGTGCGGGAGCGGCCCAAGCGCTACGTGAGCATCGAGATCTTCTAGTCTCGGCACAAGCCTTGCACCACCATTGGGCTCGGCCGGCCGCCGCGGATCACGGGGCCGGCAGCCGGATGCCCGAGCGGCGGGTCGCCCCCGCCGCTTGTTGTTGTGGAGCAGCCTGCCATGCGATTCGATGTGCTGGACAGCCGGGCCGTCGATCTGCCCGACGAGCGGCGCTCGCCCGTGCGGCCGGGCGGTGGGAGCGACGGCTCGGGCTCGGCCGTGACGATCCGCCCGCTCTCGGCGGAGGGCGGCCGCTGGCGGGTGCTGGTCGAGAGCTGGGAGGTGCCCGGCGGCTGCGAGGGCCGGCTGATCTTCCAACCGGAGGGGCCGATTGCGCGGGCGGACGCGCGGGTCGGCCCCGTCAACCTGCGCGGCGCCGGGCGTACTGAGCTGGTGGGCGCGGCCCACGAGCTGCCGGAAGCGTGGCTGCGCGAGTTGCTCCATTCCCTCGCCTGACTCTCTTTCGAGCGGGCAGCCGGCGGCCTCCTTGCCCGCCGCCGGCCGGGTTTGATTCTTGCACTAACGTGGTAAGCGGGCACGCCGTCCGAACGCCCGCCGCGCGAGCGGCGGAATCGGCCGGCATACGGCAGCGGGCGGCAATTCGGGCCGGGCGAGCCAGGGAACGAGCGGGCCGCGGCCGGTGTCCCATGGAGCAACTCTTTGCGAGTGAGCGGCACCAAGTATCGCGCCGGGCTGCCTGGCGATTACGCGGTGCGCACGGGTGGCGGGGGAGCCATGATCACCGAGATCCTGCGACTGTTGTTGATGGTCTTTGCGCTGGTAGGCTATGGGGGCGCGGGCGCCTCCCTGGCCGTGCGGCGCTACCGCCTGCTGGCGGACGGCGAGCGGGATTTCGGAATGCTTGCCGTGGCCGGCATGCTCTTCGTGTTCGGCGCGCTGTGCACCAGCGTGAGCCTGGGGGTGGCCGGCGTCCCCGCCTTCGGCGGCGTGGTTGCCTGGGCGGGTTATGTGTTCATGGCGCAGCACATGGGCATGTTCCGCATCGAGACCGGCCGGCGCCCGCCGGCCGAGCAGGAGCCTACGGAAGAGCCGCGCCGCGCCAAGTAGTGGTCGAATTCGTCACCCTACTTACGAACTCGACCATAAGTAGCGCGGATCCGGGCCACGCGCCGGCGTACCCACGGTACAACTTCCGCTTCCAAACCTGCGGCCAACAGGCAGCCCACCCTGGCTGTAGCGGCCGCCGCCCGCCGCACCGATCACGGGCCAGCCCCGCGGGTCGGGATCGCCCTCCGCGACCTGGAAGTCGGGGAGTCGGGAAAGGGTGGCGGAGCGGGCCCGCGGCTCGATCCTGACGGCGGTCTCGAGCTCGGAGGGGCCATAGACCGCTCCAGCGTGCGCCGGCCGGGCGCGACTGGCGCCGCCGGCGTAGACAGTCGTATACGCCTCGATCACTCCAGCCTCGTACTCCCGGGTGAGCCCGACCAGGTCGTGGGTAGGCGCCATTAGCGCGCTTGCGCCGATCAAGGGCGCGTGATCTGTTTCAGGCATGATCCTGGTCGCGCCGACGGCGTTCAAGGGCAGCATGGGCGCTGGCCGGGCCGCCCGGAGCATGGCGGCGGGAGTGCGCCGTGCCTGGCCGGGTCGTGAGGTGGTGGAGCTGCCGCTCTCGGACGGCGGCCCCGGGCTGATCGAGGCCGTGCGGGCGGCACGGGGCGGGCGAGTGCGTGGGCTGCGCGTGACCGGGCCGTTGGGCCTGCCCGTGCGCGCCAGGCTGCTGCGCGGGCGGGGCGTGGTCCTCATCGAGAGCGCCGACGCCTGCGGGCTGCACCTGGTGCCGCAGCCGGCGCGCGACCCGCTGGCGGCGACCACCTTCGGGTTGGGCGAATTGTTGCTGGCGGGGGGCGCCGCGGAGCGGATCGTGCTGGGGCTGGGCGGCTCGGCCACGATCGATGGCGGGGCCGGAATGGCGCAGGCGTTGGGCTGGCGGCTGCTGGATGGGGGTGGGCGGCCGATCCCGCGCGGCGGCGCGGGGCTGCTGCAACTGGGGCGGATCTTCCCGCCGGCCGCTCCGCTGCGCCTGCCGCGGGTAACGGCCCTGGCCGACGTGCGCAGTCCGCTCCTGGGCCCGGGCGGCGCCGCCCGCGTGTTCGGGCCGCAGAAGGGTGCGGACGCGGAGGGTGTCCGCGTCCTCGAGCGAGGGCTGGCGGTGCTGAAGCAGCGGATCCAGGAGGACCTGGGCATCGACCTCACGCGTACGGCCGGAGCCGGCGCGGCCGGCGGGCTGGGCGCCGGCGCCATCGCTTTCCTGGGTGCGGAGCTGGTAGAGGGTAGCACCTGGGTGCTCGAGGCGGTGGGATTCGAGCCAGTGCTGGATGCTGCAGAGCTGGTGGTGACTGGCGAAGGCAGCTACGACAGGCAGAGCGCGCTGGGGAAGATCACGGGCGAAGTCGTGGCGCGCGCGCGGCGGCAGGGCAAGCCAGTGCTGGTCGTCGCCGGGCGCATCGAGGCGGCGCTGCCCGACGGTGTTTCCGCCGCGGACGCCGGGGGCGAATGGCTCTCGCCCAAGGGGCTGGAGAAGCTGGTGGCCCAGGCAATAGCGCGGTTGCCAGGCGCGCAGCGCCCGGGGTAGCTTGGCGCCGGCCATGGGCGCGGAGGGGGGTGCCCCAAGCCGGGGGGCTTTGCGGCGATTGACCCCGGGGTAGGGGCGAGAGTGGTGCGCATTGGAGGAGCGGGTACGGGTACGGGTACGGGAATGGAACGGATCGGGACAGGGAGCGGGAGCGGGAGGATCGGCATGCCGGAAGACTTGATGGACAAGCTGGTGTCGCTCTGCAAGCGACGGGGCTTCGTGTTCCAGTCGTCGGAGATCTACGGCGGGACGGGCTCGGTTTGGGACTACGGCCCGTTGGGCGTGGAGCTGAAGAACAACCTGCGTGCGGCGTGGTGGCGCGCCATGGTGCATGAGCGCGACGACATCGAGGGACTGGACGCGGCCATCCTGATGCACGCGCGCGTGTGGGACGCGAGCGGCCACGTGGCCGGGTTCACGGACCCGCTGGTGGAATGCCGGAACTGCCACCGCCGCTTCCGCGGCGATGACCCGGACGTACGCTGGAAGCAGCAGTGTCCGGTGTGCGGCACGACACAGGCGTTCGGCGAGCCGCGCATGTTCAACCTGATGTTCAAGACGTTCATGGGGCCGGTGGAGGCGGCGGCTGCCGTGGTCTATTTGCGGCCGGAGACAGCGCAGGGCATCTACGTCAACTTCCAGAACGTGCTGACCACCAGCCGGCAGCGGATCCCTTTCGGCATTGCGCAGGTGGGGAAGGCGTTCCGCAACGAGATCACGCCGGGCAACTTCATCTTCCGCACCCGCGAGTTCGAGCAGATGGAGATGCAATTTTTCGTCGAGCCGGGCACGGATGAGGAGTGGCTGGAGGTCTGGAAGTCGGAGCGAATGCGGTGGGTCGAGTCGCTGGGGATCCGCAGGGAGCGGCTGCGCTTCCACGAGCACGAGCCGCAGGAGCTGGCGCACTACGCCAAGCGTGCCATCGACATCCAGTACGAGTTCCCGTTCGGCTGGCAGGAGTTCGAGGGGATCCACAACCGCACGGACTTCGACCTGCGCCGGCACGAGGAGTATTCAGGAAAACGGCTCGAGTACGTGGACCCGGTGGACCGGCAGAAGCGCTACATCCCTTACATCATCGAGACTTCCGCTGGGCTCGACCGGACCCTGCTGGTGCTGCTGGTGGACGCCTACCGGGAGGAGGAGGTGGAGGGCGAGACGCGCGTCGTACTATCGCTCCAACCCCGACTCGCGCCCCTCAAGGTGGCGGTCTTCCCACTGGTGAAGA
It contains:
- a CDS encoding glycerate kinase, giving the protein MILVAPTAFKGSMGAGRAARSMAAGVRRAWPGREVVELPLSDGGPGLIEAVRAARGGRVRGLRVTGPLGLPVRARLLRGRGVVLIESADACGLHLVPQPARDPLAATTFGLGELLLAGGAAERIVLGLGGSATIDGGAGMAQALGWRLLDGGGRPIPRGGAGLLQLGRIFPPAAPLRLPRVTALADVRSPLLGPGGAARVFGPQKGADAEGVRVLERGLAVLKQRIQEDLGIDLTRTAGAGAAGGLGAGAIAFLGAELVEGSTWVLEAVGFEPVLDAAELVVTGEGSYDRQSALGKITGEVVARARRQGKPVLVVAGRIEAALPDGVSAADAGGEWLSPKGLEKLVAQAIARLPGAQRPG
- a CDS encoding glycine--tRNA ligase produces the protein MPEDLMDKLVSLCKRRGFVFQSSEIYGGTGSVWDYGPLGVELKNNLRAAWWRAMVHERDDIEGLDAAILMHARVWDASGHVAGFTDPLVECRNCHRRFRGDDPDVRWKQQCPVCGTTQAFGEPRMFNLMFKTFMGPVEAAAAVVYLRPETAQGIYVNFQNVLTTSRQRIPFGIAQVGKAFRNEITPGNFIFRTREFEQMEMQFFVEPGTDEEWLEVWKSERMRWVESLGIRRERLRFHEHEPQELAHYAKRAIDIQYEFPFGWQEFEGIHNRTDFDLRRHEEYSGKRLEYVDPVDRQKRYIPYIIETSAGLDRTLLVLLVDAYREEEVEGETRVVLSLQPRLAPLKVAVFPLVKKDGLPEMATRIHQAFRAAGVPSFYDDSGSIGRRYRRQDEAGTPFAITVDGQSMEDETVTVRDRDTLRQSRVGAGRVVEYVQERVGG